In one Brienomyrus brachyistius isolate T26 chromosome 12, BBRACH_0.4, whole genome shotgun sequence genomic region, the following are encoded:
- the LOC125704496 gene encoding FHF complex subunit HOOK interacting protein 1A-like isoform X1 codes for MMVATGNREQQPLSLTGLDPETCMMVFQNHWAQVEKILEKHDPLRVARMQHLGSIPGDEASAVQNYVEHMLFLLMEEGGGPGGAMGPILELVVTENVMERLFIWSLQCEFTDDMKLEHLRMYEMLVRRCRQPLLRHKPVRRPLMMLLAACSGPGAAAEVEAQLLLLLGCLCSILAREPSILELFFHASEDQGAANFLIFSLLIPFTHREGAVGRQAREALLFILALSAENRLVARYIAENTYFCPVLATGLSGLYSSLPTRLELCTEDWHRLEPQDCFALPALVQFLNSLQFCDSVIQVAHPLIRGQLVSYIYNGFLVPVVAPALHKPTLEEVVTTTGYLELFLRQAKQPALLRTFLRFILLHRHEGVQVLDTLVCRINTPFQLGTVSLALFHTLLGLHCEDVMLQLVLRYLIPCSHITLNQRGALKERDCYSVSAARFLALTPSCCFPEPSAPWCAGGPEEREGLYEEHHHADAGFNGAEILTVASYLQYLHDAHDGVRRCVEACHTWSAPYDGEDPPPELCGSSLMEETDGGRPGTSHELPNPLEQAEQLELEWDDSFDAVPCPVCTEVPRSGRPALTEPPKHIQEMRRSAIMLVRGSYVEESEFQDDVMVYSLVAQKDTQEATDGGVLKAGWAERTSPGEGREREQPAQSLTNGWSPLLDTQEAAEQENCPPGQKSGQAATARRPADELASQYEQLIRELGAELGSLEGPRRGSLTRGILTDEEEVDFSSFSTNDLESENTPSPDGSKEQAVSQPAPFTGPFVSVLLSRLENMLENSLHTNLLLTGLLAQLASHPQPLLRRFLLDTGPSFQPTAHSLYQVLASIKSQIEHQASMKQNFREEVREALKYLLAREEVPGGRGTLLKSHAGQRGLWPPRRNAPALAPQPRIPLQAQNATLATVIYAEFLKELAAIAQEHSVLAPLPSDH; via the exons ATGATGGTCGCCACTGGTAACCGGGAACAGCAGCCCCTGAGCCTGACGGGGCTGGATCCAGAAACATGCATGATGGTGTTTCAGAACCACTGGGCTCAG GTGGAGAAAATCCTGGAGAAGCACGACCCACTTCGTGTGGCCAGGATGCAGCACCTGGGGTCCATCCCAGGGGACGAGGCCAGTGCAGTGCAGAACTACGTGGAGCACATGCTGTTCCTGCTGATGGAGGAGGGCGGCGGGCCCGGCGGCGCCATGGGCCCCATCCTGGAGCTCGTGGTGACAGAGAATGTGATGGAGCGCCTTTTCATATGGAGCCTGCAGTGCGAGTTCACCGACGACATGAAGTTGGAGCATCTGCGCATGTACGAGATGctggtgcggcgctgccgacaGCCGCTGCTCCGCCACAAGCCGGTGCGGCGGCCCCTCATGATGCTGCTCGCCGCCTGCTCTGGGCCGGGAGCTGCCGCCGAGGTGGAGGcccagctgctgctcctcctggGCTGCCTCTGCTCCATCCTGGCCCGCGAGCCCTCCATCCTGGAGCTGTTCTTCCACGCCAGCGAGGACCAAGGTGCTGCCAACTTCCTCATCTTCTCCCTACTCATCCCCTTCACCCACCGCGAAGGCGCCGTGGGCCGCCAGGCACGTGAGGCCCTCCTGTTCATCCTGGCGCTGTCTGCTGAGAACCGGCTCGTGGCCCGGTACATAGCAGAGAACACCTACTTCTGCCCG GTGTTGGCGACAGGGCTTAGCGGTCTCTATTCTTCCCTGCCCACCCGGCTGGAGCTGTGCACTGAAGACTGGCACCGGCTAGAGCCCCAGGACTGCTTCGCATTGCCCGCACTGGTCCAGTTCCTGAACTCGCTGCAGTTCTGCGACTCTGTGATCCAG GTTGCCCATCCTTTGATCAGGGGCCAGCTGGTCAGCTACATCTACAATGGCTTTCTCGTCCCTGTGGTGGCACCAGCTCTGCACAAG ccaaccctggaggaggtggTGACCACCACAGGCTACCTAGAGCTCTTCCTGCGGCAGGCCAAGCAGCCGGCGCTGCTGCGGACCTTCCTGCGCTTCATCCTGCTGCACAGGCATGAGGGCGTACAGGTCCTGGACACGCTGGTCTGCCGCATCAATACCCCCTTCCAG CTGGGCACGGTGTCGCTGGCCTTGTTTCACACCCTCCTCGGATTACACTGTGAGGACGTCATGCTACAGCTTGTTCTGAG GTACTTGATCCCCTGCAGTCACATCACCCTGAACCAGCGGGGGGCACTGAAGGAGAGGGACTGCTACTCTGTGTCTGCTGCTCGCTTCCTGGCACTCACCCCCAGCTGCTGCTTCCCTGAGCCCAGCGCCCCCTGGTGTGCTGGAGGCCCTG AGGAACGTGAGGGTCTCTATGAAGAACACCACCATGCCGACGCTGGCTTCAACGGGGCAGAGATTCTCACGGTCGCCAGTTACTTGCAGTACCTGCACGATGCACATGATGGCGTCAGACGCTGCGTGGAGGCGTGTCACACGTGGTCAGCGCCATACGATGGGGAGGATCCACCCCCTGAGCTCTGTGGGTCCAGTTTAATGGAGGAGACCGATGGCGGCCGGCCGGGAACGAGCCACGAGCTGCCGAATCCCCTGGAGCAGGCCGAGCAGCTGGAACTAGAGTGGGATGACAGCTTCGATGCTGTCCCGTGCCCCGTCTGCACGGAGGTCCCCCGAAGCGGCAGGCCTGCCCTCACCGAGCCACCCAAGCACATCCAGGAGATGAGGAGGAGCGCCATCATGCTTGTCAGGGGCTCCTACGTCGAGGAGTCCGAGTTTCAGGACGATGTCATGGTGTACAGCCTGGTGGCGCAGAAGGACACGCAGGAAGCCACAGACGGAGGCGTCCTAAAGGCTGGATGGGCAGAACGGACATCACCTGGTGAAGGGCGGGAGCGAGAACAGCCAGCTCAGTCGCTCACCAATGGATggagccccctgctggacacacAGGAGGCTGCGGAGCAGGAAAACTGCCCCCCGGGCCAGAAGTCGGGCCAAGCAGCTACAGCGAGGCGACCGGCAGATGAGCTGGCATCCCAGTATGAACAGCTGATCCGTGAGCTGGGGGCAGAGCTGGGAAGCCTggagggaccccggagggggtcgctgacacGTGGCATCCTTACCGATGAGGAAGAGGTGGATTTCAGCTCCTTTAGTACCAACGATCTGGAATCGGAAAACACCCCCTCGCCTGACGGATCAAAGGAGCAGGCGGTGAGCCAACCAGCGCCTTTCACAG GGCCTTTCGTCAGCGTGCTGCTGTCCCGCCTGGAGAACATGTTGGAGAACTCGCTCCACACCAACCTGCTGCTGACAGGCCTCCTGGCCCAGCTGGCCTCGCACCCCCAGCCGCTGCTGCGTCGCTTCCTGCTGGACACTGGCCCCTCGTTCCAGCCCACCGCCCACTCCCTCTACCAG GTTCTGGCTTCCATTAAAAGTCAGATAGAGCATCAGGCTTCTATGAAGCAGAATTTCCGGGAGGAGGTGAGAGAGGCACTGAAGTACCTCCTGGCCAGGGAGGAGGTCCCTGGGGGCCGAG GCACCCTGCTGAAATCTCACGCTGGGCAGAGAGGACTGTGGCCCCCCAGAAGAAATGCCCCAGCCCTGGCCCCCCAGCCGAGAATCCCGCTGCAGGCCCAAAACGCCACGTTGGCCACGGTGATCTACGCAGAGTTCCTCAAAGAGCTGGCGGCCATTGCACAGGAGCATAGCGTGCTTGCACCGCTGCCGAGTGATCACTAG
- the LOC125704496 gene encoding FHF complex subunit HOOK interacting protein 1A-like isoform X2, producing the protein MQHLGSIPGDEASAVQNYVEHMLFLLMEEGGGPGGAMGPILELVVTENVMERLFIWSLQCEFTDDMKLEHLRMYEMLVRRCRQPLLRHKPVRRPLMMLLAACSGPGAAAEVEAQLLLLLGCLCSILAREPSILELFFHASEDQGAANFLIFSLLIPFTHREGAVGRQAREALLFILALSAENRLVARYIAENTYFCPVLATGLSGLYSSLPTRLELCTEDWHRLEPQDCFALPALVQFLNSLQFCDSVIQVAHPLIRGQLVSYIYNGFLVPVVAPALHKPTLEEVVTTTGYLELFLRQAKQPALLRTFLRFILLHRHEGVQVLDTLVCRINTPFQLGTVSLALFHTLLGLHCEDVMLQLVLRYLIPCSHITLNQRGALKERDCYSVSAARFLALTPSCCFPEPSAPWCAGGPEEREGLYEEHHHADAGFNGAEILTVASYLQYLHDAHDGVRRCVEACHTWSAPYDGEDPPPELCGSSLMEETDGGRPGTSHELPNPLEQAEQLELEWDDSFDAVPCPVCTEVPRSGRPALTEPPKHIQEMRRSAIMLVRGSYVEESEFQDDVMVYSLVAQKDTQEATDGGVLKAGWAERTSPGEGREREQPAQSLTNGWSPLLDTQEAAEQENCPPGQKSGQAATARRPADELASQYEQLIRELGAELGSLEGPRRGSLTRGILTDEEEVDFSSFSTNDLESENTPSPDGSKEQAVSQPAPFTGPFVSVLLSRLENMLENSLHTNLLLTGLLAQLASHPQPLLRRFLLDTGPSFQPTAHSLYQVLASIKSQIEHQASMKQNFREEVREALKYLLAREEVPGGRGTLLKSHAGQRGLWPPRRNAPALAPQPRIPLQAQNATLATVIYAEFLKELAAIAQEHSVLAPLPSDH; encoded by the exons ATGCAGCACCTGGGGTCCATCCCAGGGGACGAGGCCAGTGCAGTGCAGAACTACGTGGAGCACATGCTGTTCCTGCTGATGGAGGAGGGCGGCGGGCCCGGCGGCGCCATGGGCCCCATCCTGGAGCTCGTGGTGACAGAGAATGTGATGGAGCGCCTTTTCATATGGAGCCTGCAGTGCGAGTTCACCGACGACATGAAGTTGGAGCATCTGCGCATGTACGAGATGctggtgcggcgctgccgacaGCCGCTGCTCCGCCACAAGCCGGTGCGGCGGCCCCTCATGATGCTGCTCGCCGCCTGCTCTGGGCCGGGAGCTGCCGCCGAGGTGGAGGcccagctgctgctcctcctggGCTGCCTCTGCTCCATCCTGGCCCGCGAGCCCTCCATCCTGGAGCTGTTCTTCCACGCCAGCGAGGACCAAGGTGCTGCCAACTTCCTCATCTTCTCCCTACTCATCCCCTTCACCCACCGCGAAGGCGCCGTGGGCCGCCAGGCACGTGAGGCCCTCCTGTTCATCCTGGCGCTGTCTGCTGAGAACCGGCTCGTGGCCCGGTACATAGCAGAGAACACCTACTTCTGCCCG GTGTTGGCGACAGGGCTTAGCGGTCTCTATTCTTCCCTGCCCACCCGGCTGGAGCTGTGCACTGAAGACTGGCACCGGCTAGAGCCCCAGGACTGCTTCGCATTGCCCGCACTGGTCCAGTTCCTGAACTCGCTGCAGTTCTGCGACTCTGTGATCCAG GTTGCCCATCCTTTGATCAGGGGCCAGCTGGTCAGCTACATCTACAATGGCTTTCTCGTCCCTGTGGTGGCACCAGCTCTGCACAAG ccaaccctggaggaggtggTGACCACCACAGGCTACCTAGAGCTCTTCCTGCGGCAGGCCAAGCAGCCGGCGCTGCTGCGGACCTTCCTGCGCTTCATCCTGCTGCACAGGCATGAGGGCGTACAGGTCCTGGACACGCTGGTCTGCCGCATCAATACCCCCTTCCAG CTGGGCACGGTGTCGCTGGCCTTGTTTCACACCCTCCTCGGATTACACTGTGAGGACGTCATGCTACAGCTTGTTCTGAG GTACTTGATCCCCTGCAGTCACATCACCCTGAACCAGCGGGGGGCACTGAAGGAGAGGGACTGCTACTCTGTGTCTGCTGCTCGCTTCCTGGCACTCACCCCCAGCTGCTGCTTCCCTGAGCCCAGCGCCCCCTGGTGTGCTGGAGGCCCTG AGGAACGTGAGGGTCTCTATGAAGAACACCACCATGCCGACGCTGGCTTCAACGGGGCAGAGATTCTCACGGTCGCCAGTTACTTGCAGTACCTGCACGATGCACATGATGGCGTCAGACGCTGCGTGGAGGCGTGTCACACGTGGTCAGCGCCATACGATGGGGAGGATCCACCCCCTGAGCTCTGTGGGTCCAGTTTAATGGAGGAGACCGATGGCGGCCGGCCGGGAACGAGCCACGAGCTGCCGAATCCCCTGGAGCAGGCCGAGCAGCTGGAACTAGAGTGGGATGACAGCTTCGATGCTGTCCCGTGCCCCGTCTGCACGGAGGTCCCCCGAAGCGGCAGGCCTGCCCTCACCGAGCCACCCAAGCACATCCAGGAGATGAGGAGGAGCGCCATCATGCTTGTCAGGGGCTCCTACGTCGAGGAGTCCGAGTTTCAGGACGATGTCATGGTGTACAGCCTGGTGGCGCAGAAGGACACGCAGGAAGCCACAGACGGAGGCGTCCTAAAGGCTGGATGGGCAGAACGGACATCACCTGGTGAAGGGCGGGAGCGAGAACAGCCAGCTCAGTCGCTCACCAATGGATggagccccctgctggacacacAGGAGGCTGCGGAGCAGGAAAACTGCCCCCCGGGCCAGAAGTCGGGCCAAGCAGCTACAGCGAGGCGACCGGCAGATGAGCTGGCATCCCAGTATGAACAGCTGATCCGTGAGCTGGGGGCAGAGCTGGGAAGCCTggagggaccccggagggggtcgctgacacGTGGCATCCTTACCGATGAGGAAGAGGTGGATTTCAGCTCCTTTAGTACCAACGATCTGGAATCGGAAAACACCCCCTCGCCTGACGGATCAAAGGAGCAGGCGGTGAGCCAACCAGCGCCTTTCACAG GGCCTTTCGTCAGCGTGCTGCTGTCCCGCCTGGAGAACATGTTGGAGAACTCGCTCCACACCAACCTGCTGCTGACAGGCCTCCTGGCCCAGCTGGCCTCGCACCCCCAGCCGCTGCTGCGTCGCTTCCTGCTGGACACTGGCCCCTCGTTCCAGCCCACCGCCCACTCCCTCTACCAG GTTCTGGCTTCCATTAAAAGTCAGATAGAGCATCAGGCTTCTATGAAGCAGAATTTCCGGGAGGAGGTGAGAGAGGCACTGAAGTACCTCCTGGCCAGGGAGGAGGTCCCTGGGGGCCGAG GCACCCTGCTGAAATCTCACGCTGGGCAGAGAGGACTGTGGCCCCCCAGAAGAAATGCCCCAGCCCTGGCCCCCCAGCCGAGAATCCCGCTGCAGGCCCAAAACGCCACGTTGGCCACGGTGATCTACGCAGAGTTCCTCAAAGAGCTGGCGGCCATTGCACAGGAGCATAGCGTGCTTGCACCGCTGCCGAGTGATCACTAG